The Vicingus serpentipes genome includes the window CTATTCTTATAGTTTCATATACCCTCAAAAAGCTCTTGAAGCTAGGATAACTGGAACAATTACTTTAATTTTTGACATAGATTCTGCATGTAATTTTATTAATATATCTCAAGATACAACTCTAGGTTATGGATGTGATGAGTTTGCTTTAAAAACGCTTCAACATGTTGAAGAACAAAGGAAAATAGAAAATAAACTAAAATGCAAAAAATCATACAACCACAAAATACCCGTTAAATTCAGACTTGAGTGAAAATTTCACACATATTAAAGTTATTAATGTATAGTCAATTCTGATGATCTCTACCCTTAATCTTGTTCGATTTATAGAGTTTTTCTAATTCATTATCTTCTTTGGTAATTTGCTCGGAAGGTTGCTTTTCTAACAATTCATTTAGGTTAGGTTGTCCAGCATTTACCCATGCG containing:
- a CDS encoding energy transducer TonB, whose protein sequence is MYPQKALEARITGTITLIFDIDSACNFINISQDTTLGYGCDEFALKTLQHVEEQRKIENKLKCKKSYNHKIPVKFRLE